Proteins from a single region of Nitrososphaerota archaeon:
- a CDS encoding RNA-binding protein, with protein sequence MSVDMSVKVLDESVGKIVLIKLKGGKVIRGNLQGFDQHMNLALEKAEEVAEDGHSSSLGTLIVRGDNIIIISPPPS encoded by the coding sequence TTGTCAGTCGACATGTCGGTGAAGGTCCTCGATGAGAGCGTCGGTAAGATTGTGCTCATCAAACTGAAGGGAGGCAAGGTGATCAGGGGGAACTTACAGGGGTTCGACCAGCACATGAACCTGGCGCTCGAGAAGGCGGAAGAGGTGGCGGAGGACGGTCACTCGAGTTCGCTGGGCACGCTTATAGTCAGGGGGGACAACATCATAATAATCTCCCCGCCCCCGAGCTGA
- the rpiA gene encoding ribose 5-phosphate isomerase A codes for MDPTRDALKGVAADVARSIAPRAVLGLGSGSTVAGLIEELAPLIIGKSVRGVATSTQIELVASRCGIELVPFRGSVDLVVDGADQVDRRLNLVKGGGGALLREKVVMGAAKSIAVVAGENKFVRRLCDNGVRVPVEVFPMARESAKLKLSMLGGVAEERLLPKGYPYFTENGNVILDTLFEPIESPRDLEVRVRSTPGVAEVGIFTFKPLTVYRLEGEGRFETLTAEA; via the coding sequence ATGGACCCGACAAGGGACGCCCTGAAGGGAGTCGCCGCCGATGTCGCCCGGTCCATAGCCCCGCGCGCCGTCCTCGGTCTGGGGAGCGGATCCACGGTGGCAGGGCTCATAGAAGAGCTGGCGCCGTTGATAATCGGGAAGTCAGTCAGAGGCGTTGCTACTTCCACTCAGATAGAGTTGGTGGCGTCGAGGTGCGGCATCGAACTCGTGCCTTTCAGGGGGTCGGTCGACTTGGTAGTCGACGGCGCGGACCAGGTGGACCGTAGGCTGAACCTGGTCAAAGGAGGCGGCGGCGCCCTGCTCCGGGAGAAGGTGGTGATGGGAGCCGCGAAGTCGATCGCCGTGGTCGCCGGAGAGAACAAGTTCGTGAGGAGGCTCTGCGACAATGGAGTACGGGTCCCAGTCGAAGTCTTCCCCATGGCGAGGGAAAGCGCCAAGCTCAAGCTGTCCATGCTCGGAGGAGTCGCCGAAGAGCGCCTCCTCCCCAAGGGATATCCCTACTTCACCGAGAACGGCAACGTGATACTTGACACCCTCTTCGAACCCATCGAGTCACCGAGGGACCTCGAGGTCAGGGTGAGGTCTACCCCGGGGGTAGCGGAGGTCGGGATATTCACATTCAAGCCGCTGACCGTGTACAGGCTGGAAGGGGAGGGAAGGTTCGAGACGCTCACGGCCGAAGCGTGA
- a CDS encoding ferredoxin family protein, which yields MTREVGYKSAPIDPNFLSKPDQFPVTGEHNGHKVRAAGTQRNDGDGNPYPISNGIHGTQVAVDWDSCVADGVCMDVCPVFVYEWALNPGQAGTGKDKVVDQGTPEWDQYRSDKSEPIREADCIFCMACETSCPTQSIKITQP from the coding sequence ATGACTCGCGAAGTGGGATACAAGTCCGCACCAATCGACCCGAACTTCCTTTCGAAACCCGACCAGTTCCCGGTGACGGGGGAGCACAACGGCCACAAGGTGAGGGCCGCGGGGACGCAGAGGAACGACGGGGATGGAAACCCGTACCCGATCAGCAATGGTATCCACGGCACCCAGGTAGCTGTCGACTGGGATTCGTGCGTCGCAGACGGCGTCTGCATGGATGTCTGCCCGGTATTCGTCTATGAATGGGCGCTCAACCCCGGCCAGGCAGGGACCGGAAAGGACAAGGTAGTCGACCAAGGGACCCCCGAGTGGGACCAGTACAGGAGCGACAAGTCAGAGCCCATACGCGAAGCTGACTGCATCTTCTGCATGGCATGCGAGACGAGCTGTCCCACGCAAAGCATCAAGATCACGCAGCCTTAG
- a CDS encoding proteasome assembly chaperone family protein: MKGAGTISEEVLEVPKAAEPVLVCGLPGSGYVGKLAADHLVSSFKLKKVAEYRSSTFPPQVSVKEDGTVDPPTGVLYYAPTKAKKGLLVFTADAQPTTAEGEYELSDAVVKFAKKCGVKKVYTLAAYITGSFSQSPKVYGAGTSKTIAEALRENGVILMKDGGISGMNGLLIGIAALRGLEGACLLGETSGYVVDAGASKAVLEQLSKVLGIPMDTSKLKEKADETQKLIGQLQSMADQAREAAPQPGRSQRPGYIG, translated from the coding sequence GTGAAAGGAGCCGGGACCATCAGCGAGGAGGTCTTGGAGGTCCCGAAGGCCGCTGAACCGGTCCTCGTCTGCGGCCTCCCAGGGAGCGGCTATGTGGGGAAGCTGGCGGCCGACCACTTGGTGTCGTCCTTCAAGCTCAAGAAGGTGGCGGAGTACAGGAGCTCCACCTTCCCGCCCCAAGTTAGCGTAAAGGAAGACGGGACGGTAGACCCTCCCACTGGGGTGTTGTACTACGCCCCCACCAAGGCGAAGAAGGGTCTCCTCGTATTCACGGCCGACGCGCAACCAACGACCGCCGAGGGCGAGTACGAGCTGTCCGATGCAGTGGTGAAGTTCGCCAAGAAGTGCGGAGTAAAGAAGGTCTACACCCTGGCAGCCTACATCACCGGGTCGTTCTCTCAGTCACCCAAGGTGTACGGCGCTGGGACATCCAAGACGATCGCCGAGGCGCTTCGGGAGAACGGCGTCATCCTGATGAAGGACGGAGGAATAAGCGGGATGAACGGCCTCCTGATAGGCATCGCTGCGCTGAGGGGCCTCGAGGGGGCGTGTCTGCTGGGAGAGACATCAGGATACGTCGTGGACGCCGGGGCCTCTAAGGCGGTGCTGGAGCAGCTCTCTAAGGTGCTCGGCATCCCCATGGACACCTCCAAGCTCAAAGAGAAGGCAGACGAGACTCAGAAGCTGATCGGCCAACTGCAGTCAATGGCCGACCAGGCGAGGGAAGCCGCCCCCCAGCCCGGACGCAGTCAGAGGCCCGGATACATAGGCTAG
- a CDS encoding RtcB family protein gives MRVPARIYATRKLLEAMDNGVIEQVTNVACLPGIVRYAYAMADAHWGYGFPIGGVAAFDVEKGVISPGGIGFDVNCGMRLIRTNLQYSEVKSKIKELVDLIFNLVPAGVGVKGPQNFAQGQMGDITSLGVKWCAEHGLAWDDDPAHVEEGGYIKGADISKVSRQAVSRGVSQFGTLGSGNHYLEIQVVDPARFFDPGLAKGFGIVHDDQVVVMIHCGSRGFGHQICTDYLRNFESNMRRYDIQVRDRDLACLPFDSKEAKDYYAAMVCAANFAFVNRQIIVNRVRDAFSKVFHRDAESLDMHLIYDVCHNIAKVERHRYEGFNGELLVHRKGATRSFGPGHPDIPAPYREVGQPVIIGGSMETGSYLLVGTQKAMEETFGSTAHGSGRTMSRTAAKREVRGAELQRKMLDRGIYVKAATMDGLAEEAGMAYKDISEVVETMDRAGISKKVVALRPVGNIKG, from the coding sequence ATGAGGGTCCCTGCCAGGATCTACGCCACTCGGAAGCTCCTCGAGGCCATGGACAACGGGGTGATAGAGCAGGTGACCAACGTGGCGTGCCTCCCCGGGATAGTCCGCTACGCTTACGCCATGGCTGACGCGCATTGGGGGTATGGCTTCCCTATAGGCGGGGTTGCAGCATTTGACGTCGAAAAAGGCGTAATCTCGCCCGGAGGAATAGGTTTCGACGTTAATTGTGGAATGCGCCTCATCAGAACGAATCTGCAGTACTCGGAGGTCAAATCAAAGATAAAAGAGTTGGTAGACCTCATCTTCAACCTGGTACCCGCCGGGGTGGGGGTAAAAGGGCCCCAAAACTTCGCCCAGGGCCAGATGGGGGACATCACCTCTCTTGGGGTGAAGTGGTGCGCGGAGCACGGCCTCGCCTGGGACGACGACCCTGCCCATGTAGAAGAGGGAGGATACATCAAAGGTGCTGACATTTCGAAGGTGAGCAGGCAAGCCGTAAGCCGGGGGGTGAGCCAGTTCGGGACCCTTGGTTCCGGGAACCACTATCTCGAAATTCAGGTAGTGGACCCGGCCAGGTTCTTCGACCCAGGACTCGCGAAAGGGTTCGGGATCGTCCACGACGACCAGGTCGTTGTAATGATTCACTGCGGCAGCCGAGGGTTCGGGCACCAGATCTGTACCGATTACCTGAGGAACTTCGAGTCCAATATGCGCCGGTACGACATCCAGGTGCGGGACAGGGACCTGGCCTGCCTCCCGTTCGACTCTAAGGAGGCGAAGGACTACTACGCCGCGATGGTCTGCGCAGCCAACTTCGCCTTCGTCAACAGGCAGATCATAGTCAACAGGGTCAGGGATGCCTTCTCCAAGGTCTTCCACCGGGATGCAGAGTCTCTCGACATGCACCTGATCTACGACGTCTGCCACAACATAGCCAAGGTGGAGAGGCACAGGTACGAAGGGTTCAATGGGGAACTCCTGGTCCACAGGAAGGGGGCGACGAGGAGCTTCGGCCCTGGTCATCCCGACATTCCCGCCCCCTACAGGGAGGTGGGCCAGCCGGTCATCATCGGCGGGTCCATGGAGACCGGGTCCTACCTTCTGGTGGGGACTCAGAAGGCGATGGAAGAGACCTTCGGCTCAACTGCCCACGGGTCGGGGAGGACGATGTCTAGGACCGCGGCAAAGCGAGAGGTCCGCGGAGCCGAGCTACAGAGGAAGATGCTCGACAGGGGGATATACGTGAAGGCCGCGACCATGGACGGCCTGGCCGAGGAGGCGGGGATGGCCTACAAGGACATCTCCGAAGTGGTGGAGACCATGGACAGGGCCGGGATCTCTAAGAAGGTCGTGGCGCTGCGTCCGGTGGGCAACATCAAGGGGTGA
- a CDS encoding archease, translating into MAFRYLPDVALADVAFEAESDSIDGLFETCALAVTDVMVDPKTLKGGTVKIFSLEAPDLDRLLYDFLTELIISKDVDSLLFKEFSVRVGPGNLSLTAQARGEAIDRERHSLRNDAKAVTMHLFGVRQDGPRWKATVVLDI; encoded by the coding sequence ATGGCATTCAGGTACCTCCCAGACGTCGCCCTCGCAGACGTCGCTTTCGAAGCCGAGTCCGACTCGATTGACGGACTTTTCGAAACGTGCGCCCTCGCCGTCACGGACGTCATGGTCGACCCTAAGACCCTGAAGGGAGGCACCGTGAAGATTTTCTCCCTGGAAGCCCCGGACCTCGACAGGCTCCTCTATGACTTCCTCACCGAGCTCATCATTTCGAAGGACGTCGACTCCCTCCTCTTCAAGGAGTTCAGCGTCAGGGTCGGTCCCGGTAACCTGTCCCTCACTGCGCAGGCGAGGGGGGAGGCGATAGACAGGGAGCGCCACTCTCTCCGTAACGACGCCAAGGCTGTGACCATGCACCTCTTCGGTGTGCGCCAAGACGGGCCTCGGTGGAAGGCGACCGTCGTCCTCGACATCTGA
- a CDS encoding aminotransferase class I/II-fold pyridoxal phosphate-dependent enzyme yields MEAMRDPTTFLRQEYEDLVRQELDWKLRVLGGPSAPWCTVDGKRVLMFCSNNYLGLSNHPKLKAAAVDAINTHGAGSGSVRPIAGNMDLHVELERRLAKFKSAEASLVYQTGFAANAGLIPQLAGKGDLIISDELNHGSIIDGVRLSAAERKVYKHSDAGDLARVLDEAERTAPQFRRILIITDGVFSMDGDIAPLDKVASLGAEHGAMVYVDDAHGEGVLGEGGRGIVSHFHLGRDKVHVEMGTFSKAFGVVGGHVSGSRDLVNFAYNKSRTWLLSGSHPPGVAAACLAAVDVLEKEPQHVQRLWENTRYFKNAMKDLGFDLGRSETPITPVMVGESGKAKKLSSRLFEIGVFALPIVYPMVAQGRARIRTIMNAALSKEDLDFAIGAFEKAGRELELIPARKGA; encoded by the coding sequence ATGGAAGCCATGAGAGACCCGACAACCTTCCTCCGTCAGGAGTACGAAGACCTCGTCCGCCAGGAGCTGGACTGGAAGCTGAGGGTGCTCGGGGGCCCGAGCGCCCCCTGGTGCACGGTCGACGGGAAGCGGGTCCTGATGTTCTGCTCCAACAATTACCTCGGCCTTAGCAACCACCCTAAACTGAAGGCCGCCGCCGTGGACGCCATCAACACACACGGCGCAGGTTCGGGGTCGGTCCGGCCCATCGCGGGGAACATGGACCTTCACGTCGAGCTGGAGAGGCGGCTGGCGAAGTTCAAGTCCGCCGAAGCGTCCTTGGTGTACCAGACGGGCTTCGCCGCCAACGCAGGGCTGATTCCGCAGCTCGCGGGGAAGGGGGACCTGATAATCAGCGACGAACTCAACCATGGAAGCATCATCGACGGCGTCAGACTCTCGGCAGCAGAAAGGAAGGTGTACAAGCACTCCGACGCGGGTGACCTGGCAAGGGTCCTCGACGAGGCAGAGCGCACAGCCCCGCAGTTCAGGCGCATCTTGATAATCACAGACGGGGTCTTTTCAATGGACGGCGACATCGCCCCCCTAGACAAGGTGGCGTCACTCGGAGCTGAGCACGGGGCGATGGTGTATGTCGACGACGCCCATGGGGAGGGGGTGTTGGGAGAGGGAGGGAGAGGCATCGTCTCGCACTTCCATCTCGGGAGAGACAAGGTCCATGTGGAGATGGGGACGTTCTCCAAGGCCTTCGGGGTGGTCGGCGGTCACGTTTCGGGCTCCCGCGATCTGGTCAACTTCGCTTACAACAAATCCAGAACTTGGCTTCTGAGCGGCTCGCACCCTCCGGGAGTGGCCGCCGCCTGCCTGGCCGCCGTGGACGTCCTCGAGAAGGAACCGCAGCACGTCCAGAGGCTCTGGGAGAACACCCGCTACTTCAAGAATGCAATGAAGGACCTCGGGTTCGACCTCGGCAGGAGCGAGACCCCCATCACGCCCGTGATGGTCGGCGAAAGCGGGAAAGCCAAGAAGCTCAGCTCCAGGCTCTTTGAGATCGGAGTGTTCGCCCTCCCCATCGTGTATCCCATGGTCGCGCAGGGGAGGGCAAGGATAAGGACAATAATGAACGCCGCCCTCTCAAAAGAGGACCTCGACTTCGCGATAGGCGCCTTCGAGAAAGCGGGAAGGGAGCTGGAGCTCATCCCCGCCAGGAAAGGCGCCTAG
- a CDS encoding NAD-dependent epimerase/dehydratase family protein, giving the protein MPPKVLVTGSAGQIGAELVPHLRSLYGDANVVAAVHRSAGPPSLNDGPVITLDTDDSDAVASAVRDTGADTVYHLAALLSATGEKEPQLAWKVNMDGLRNVLEASRKGGVSRVFWPSSIGAFGPDAPRKDAPQNAPLNPTTIYGVTKVAGELLCNYYFVKYGLDVRCLRYPGLISNVTPPGGGTTDYAVEIFYEAIRKGSYRCFLRDDTVLPMMYMPDALKATVLIMEADPSKVRRHLGYNLAAFSFSAGELATEIGKWIPGFSVSYAPDSRQKIADSWPMSIDDSEARRDWGWSPGYDLQGMVSDMLAKLKDRLVPR; this is encoded by the coding sequence TTGCCACCCAAGGTCCTCGTCACGGGATCAGCTGGGCAGATAGGGGCTGAGCTCGTACCTCACCTCCGGTCTCTTTACGGTGATGCCAACGTGGTGGCGGCGGTCCACAGGTCCGCCGGCCCTCCTTCGTTAAACGATGGCCCAGTGATAACCCTGGACACTGACGACTCCGACGCCGTAGCCTCGGCCGTGAGGGACACCGGCGCGGACACGGTCTACCACCTGGCCGCCCTCCTCTCGGCTACCGGAGAGAAGGAACCGCAGCTGGCCTGGAAGGTGAACATGGACGGGCTCAGGAACGTCCTCGAAGCTTCCAGGAAGGGCGGAGTCTCAAGGGTGTTCTGGCCGAGTTCCATAGGTGCCTTCGGCCCGGATGCTCCCCGCAAAGATGCCCCCCAGAACGCCCCGTTGAACCCCACCACCATCTATGGCGTCACCAAGGTGGCCGGAGAACTCCTTTGCAACTACTACTTCGTGAAATACGGGCTGGACGTGAGATGCCTCCGCTATCCGGGACTCATAAGCAACGTGACCCCCCCGGGGGGCGGGACTACTGACTACGCCGTCGAGATCTTCTACGAGGCGATACGGAAGGGCTCCTACAGGTGTTTCCTGAGAGATGACACAGTCCTGCCGATGATGTACATGCCGGACGCTCTGAAAGCCACGGTGCTCATCATGGAAGCGGACCCTTCCAAGGTCAGGCGTCACCTGGGGTACAACCTCGCAGCGTTCAGCTTCTCGGCTGGGGAGCTGGCCACGGAAATCGGGAAGTGGATCCCCGGATTCAGCGTGAGCTACGCTCCGGACTCCCGCCAGAAGATCGCCGATTCCTGGCCCATGTCCATCGACGACTCCGAGGCGCGGAGGGACTGGGGGTGGAGCCCCGGTTACGACCTTCAGGGGATGGTCTCGGACATGCTCGCGAAGCTGAAGGACCGGCTCGTCCCCCGGTAG
- a CDS encoding Lrp/AsnC family transcriptional regulator has protein sequence MERAIVLVNLSPGAEEQSISALKETSGIKAVYQLYGLYDLLVMVEGADDQAVKSIIAENLRSKPGVVSTITMKILA, from the coding sequence ATGGAGCGGGCGATAGTCCTCGTCAACCTCAGCCCAGGTGCCGAAGAGCAGAGTATCTCGGCGCTGAAGGAGACTTCGGGGATAAAGGCAGTCTACCAACTGTACGGCCTGTACGACCTACTGGTGATGGTCGAGGGGGCCGACGACCAGGCAGTGAAGTCGATTATCGCAGAGAACCTGAGGTCGAAGCCCGGAGTCGTCTCCACCATCACGATGAAGATACTGGCCTGA
- the hisS gene encoding histidine--tRNA ligase: MDLALPRGVDDIEPSTYAVHARIRDAFDEASRLYNFQVMEPASLEHLAVLRVKSGEAIDKEIYSFKDKGGRDIGLRFDLTVGITRYVCSRKGVRLPVKLSAFGGIWRYDEPQYGRYRWAHQWDLEMFGPPSVEADAEVIDAASAILRLAGLAETTVKVGDRRVVEDFIRKKIGIAEDERVLDLMRALDKVEKKPPEELTDEYVQRGFGTEQVEKLLEFGRLRGRPDDVLARAQELKLESAGDLVTLADTLDSRGVKNVEYNMSVVRGIDYYTGIVFEAVDSRNPRLGSLFGGGRYDALPRLFGRPDLSATGAAGGVERMAISMSAQGRPPGLLAYVAIAGEGLIGEALKVRRAAIDGGVPCEISLQRKPLSKQMEDASRLGASWVIILGEREVKAGSVTIRDMNSRKEELIPLEEALRRMTAGPGRRNL, encoded by the coding sequence TTGGACCTCGCCCTTCCAAGGGGAGTCGACGACATCGAGCCCTCCACATACGCGGTCCATGCGAGAATCAGGGACGCCTTCGACGAAGCATCGCGGCTCTACAACTTCCAAGTGATGGAGCCCGCATCGCTGGAGCATCTGGCAGTCCTCAGGGTGAAGAGCGGGGAGGCCATAGACAAGGAGATCTACTCTTTCAAAGACAAGGGAGGGCGAGATATCGGGCTCCGCTTCGACCTGACCGTAGGGATCACGAGGTACGTCTGCTCCCGAAAGGGGGTACGACTCCCAGTGAAGCTTTCGGCCTTCGGCGGAATCTGGAGGTACGACGAGCCCCAGTATGGCAGGTACAGGTGGGCCCACCAGTGGGACTTGGAGATGTTCGGGCCCCCGTCTGTCGAAGCTGACGCTGAAGTAATCGACGCAGCGTCGGCCATACTCAGGCTGGCGGGCCTTGCAGAGACGACTGTGAAGGTGGGGGACAGGCGCGTGGTGGAAGATTTCATCCGGAAGAAGATAGGGATTGCGGAAGACGAGCGCGTCCTCGACCTGATGCGCGCCCTGGACAAGGTGGAGAAGAAGCCGCCTGAGGAGCTTACGGACGAGTACGTCCAACGAGGATTCGGAACAGAGCAGGTGGAGAAGCTCCTCGAGTTCGGCAGGCTGCGCGGCAGACCCGACGACGTCCTCGCCAGGGCGCAAGAGCTCAAGCTGGAGTCGGCGGGGGATCTTGTCACCCTCGCGGACACGCTCGACTCGAGGGGGGTCAAAAACGTCGAGTACAACATGAGCGTAGTGAGGGGGATTGACTACTACACCGGGATCGTGTTCGAAGCAGTCGACAGCAGGAACCCCAGGCTCGGGTCCCTTTTCGGCGGCGGTAGGTACGACGCCCTCCCTAGGCTGTTCGGGCGCCCCGACTTGTCCGCGACCGGCGCTGCGGGAGGAGTGGAACGCATGGCCATCTCCATGTCTGCCCAGGGCAGGCCTCCGGGGCTCCTCGCTTACGTCGCGATAGCAGGAGAAGGCCTCATTGGCGAGGCCCTGAAGGTGAGAAGGGCAGCGATCGACGGCGGAGTCCCATGCGAGATATCGCTACAACGGAAGCCCCTGTCCAAGCAGATGGAGGATGCGAGCCGCCTAGGCGCCTCATGGGTGATCATCCTCGGGGAGAGAGAGGTAAAAGCGGGTTCGGTTACGATACGGGATATGAACAGCCGTAAGGAAGAGCTGATCCCCCTCGAAGAGGCCCTACGACGCATGACCGCCGGTCCGGGCCGGCGCAATCTTTAA
- a CDS encoding replication factor C small subunit: MWVEKYRPSSLEDLVDQAAVKQRLTALLMKKGQLPHLLFAGPPGSGKTTTAVIIAKQILGEHWRDYTLVLNASDERGIDVVRERIKTFARFADRREGVPYRLVILDESDEMTSDGQTALRRIMEENSEHTRFILICNYSSGIIEPLQSRCAIFRFQRYDEASVTDHLKSISRKEKLRHPGDSVFAAIYEATQGDLRQAINVLQAASASGELTVDSVKSVTGAAVKGRVAAVIEAALGGDFEAARTKMVELTRVYGVPERDFLKYAYEALGSMKGFDRARAVSIFAEYDFRLVQGSQPELQLTAMLAQLAGLKKEG, encoded by the coding sequence ATGTGGGTTGAGAAGTACCGCCCGTCATCCCTGGAGGACCTTGTCGACCAGGCCGCAGTAAAGCAGAGGCTGACGGCCCTCCTCATGAAGAAGGGGCAGCTCCCACACCTGCTCTTCGCAGGTCCGCCGGGGTCTGGTAAGACTACCACTGCTGTCATCATCGCGAAGCAGATCCTCGGCGAGCACTGGCGCGATTACACCCTCGTTCTGAACGCGTCCGACGAGAGGGGGATTGACGTCGTGAGGGAGAGGATCAAGACGTTCGCAAGATTCGCGGACCGGAGGGAAGGGGTCCCCTACCGTCTGGTCATACTGGACGAGTCGGACGAGATGACGTCAGACGGGCAAACAGCATTGCGCAGGATAATGGAGGAGAACTCCGAGCACACCCGATTCATCCTCATCTGCAACTATTCTTCGGGGATCATCGAGCCCCTCCAGAGCAGGTGCGCCATATTCAGGTTCCAGCGCTACGACGAGGCTTCTGTGACGGACCATCTGAAGTCGATATCCAGGAAGGAGAAGCTCAGGCATCCGGGAGACTCGGTGTTTGCCGCGATATACGAGGCGACTCAGGGTGACCTGAGGCAGGCCATCAACGTGCTCCAGGCGGCTTCAGCCTCGGGGGAGCTGACCGTCGACTCCGTAAAGTCTGTGACCGGAGCGGCCGTAAAGGGCCGCGTGGCGGCGGTGATCGAGGCCGCCCTCGGAGGGGACTTCGAAGCTGCTAGGACAAAGATGGTGGAGCTCACAAGGGTCTACGGCGTCCCTGAAAGGGACTTCTTGAAGTACGCCTATGAAGCCCTCGGCTCGATGAAGGGGTTCGACCGGGCCAGGGCGGTATCCATATTCGCGGAGTATGACTTCCGCCTCGTCCAGGGTTCACAGCCCGAGCTCCAGCTGACCGCAATGCTCGCCCAGCTCGCCGGCCTGAAAAAGGAAGGCTAG
- a CDS encoding ArgE/DapE family deacylase: MTSARSDSAAQRRQRVLRQAERLAPDLLRFTKDLVRAKSVTGEEEPAQLLVREKLRSLGAKVDFWKPKRGDFRGYEAFVSEESNVGKRPNVVGRFRGRGDAARTLAFNGHIDVVPEGDPSSWKHPPYAARVVDGKLYGRGACDMKGGLAGTIFAVEALLGAGVTLQNEIIVESVIGEESGGMGTLAAIQRGYVPDAAVIAEPTGLALNVVQAGCLMFRLGVRGKAAHGAARYMGVSAVEKFVPVMAALQKLENRRKSMKRLSAFRGVRNPVTLSIGTVRAGVWDSTVPEELTAEGRYGVWPHESLDNAKRAFEAAVQEATAADPWLRANPPSVSWFGPQWESAEIGRRHWLTRLMSRAVEDSLGFAPNVSGITGGTDMRLFTGIAGKPAIIFGPGDDSTAHFRDECIEVKDVVRACKAYSLAALAWNG, translated from the coding sequence ATGACCTCTGCCCGCTCTGACTCCGCAGCCCAGCGCCGACAGAGGGTCCTCAGACAGGCGGAAAGGCTGGCCCCGGACCTCCTGCGTTTTACAAAGGACCTGGTGAGGGCGAAGAGCGTCACCGGAGAGGAGGAACCCGCCCAGCTCCTGGTGAGAGAAAAGCTCAGGTCGTTAGGGGCTAAAGTCGACTTTTGGAAGCCGAAGCGCGGCGACTTCCGGGGGTACGAGGCCTTTGTCTCAGAAGAGAGCAACGTCGGAAAGCGGCCCAACGTCGTCGGGCGCTTCCGGGGGCGCGGCGACGCGGCCCGGACCCTCGCCTTCAACGGACACATCGACGTGGTCCCTGAAGGGGACCCGTCGTCGTGGAAGCACCCTCCATACGCGGCCCGGGTGGTAGACGGGAAGCTCTACGGGCGAGGCGCTTGCGACATGAAAGGCGGCCTGGCCGGGACGATCTTCGCTGTGGAGGCTCTCCTGGGCGCGGGGGTCACCCTCCAGAACGAGATCATCGTCGAGAGCGTCATAGGTGAAGAGAGCGGGGGGATGGGGACGCTGGCGGCGATACAGAGGGGATACGTGCCCGACGCCGCCGTCATCGCGGAACCCACGGGCCTCGCCCTCAACGTCGTCCAGGCAGGGTGCCTCATGTTCAGGCTAGGAGTCAGGGGCAAGGCCGCCCACGGGGCCGCCAGGTACATGGGTGTAAGCGCGGTGGAGAAGTTCGTGCCTGTCATGGCGGCGCTCCAGAAACTCGAGAACCGCCGGAAGTCGATGAAGCGCCTTAGCGCCTTCAGGGGCGTCCGGAACCCGGTGACTCTCAGCATCGGGACGGTGAGGGCAGGCGTCTGGGACTCGACCGTACCGGAGGAACTGACCGCCGAGGGGAGGTACGGGGTCTGGCCCCACGAGTCCCTGGACAACGCGAAGAGGGCCTTCGAAGCGGCAGTGCAGGAAGCGACCGCCGCGGACCCATGGCTGAGGGCCAACCCTCCCTCGGTGTCCTGGTTTGGTCCGCAGTGGGAGTCTGCGGAGATAGGACGCCGCCACTGGCTGACCAGGCTGATGTCCCGGGCCGTGGAGGACTCGCTCGGCTTCGCCCCCAACGTGTCGGGGATCACCGGGGGGACGGACATGCGCCTCTTCACTGGGATAGCCGGGAAACCTGCAATCATCTTCGGCCCTGGAGACGACTCGACTGCTCACTTCAGGGACGAATGCATAGAGGTCAAGGACGTCGTCCGGGCTTGCAAGGCGTATTCTCTGGCCGCGCTGGCTTGGAACGGATAA